The Deinococcus wulumuqiensis R12 genome has a window encoding:
- a CDS encoding LLM class flavin-dependent oxidoreductase codes for MKKIGFLSFGHWNPHPQSRTRSAGDVLRQSIDLAVAAEELGADGAYFRVHHFAQQLASPFPLLAAVGAKTSNIEIGTGVIDMRYENPFSMAENAGAADLIAGGRLQLGLSRGSPEQVIDGWRHFGFQPAPGETEQDMARRHTEVFLDLLRGEGFAQPNPRPMFPNPPGLLRLEPHSEGLRERIWWGAASNATAVWAARMGMNLQSSTLKTDETGQPFHVQQAEQLRAFKAAWQEAGHAHTPRTSVSRSIFAITSDLDRAYFGRQQGSDQFGHIDNFRAVFGRSYAAEPDKLIDQLRQDEAIAEADTLLLTVPNQLGVEYNAHVIENILKHVAPALGWR; via the coding sequence ATGAAGAAGATCGGCTTTCTCTCCTTCGGTCACTGGAACCCTCACCCGCAGTCCCGGACGCGCTCGGCGGGCGACGTGCTGCGGCAATCCATCGACCTCGCGGTGGCGGCGGAGGAACTGGGCGCGGACGGCGCTTATTTCCGGGTGCACCATTTCGCGCAGCAGCTCGCCTCGCCGTTTCCGCTGCTCGCGGCAGTCGGCGCGAAGACGAGCAACATCGAAATCGGCACCGGCGTCATCGACATGCGCTACGAAAACCCCTTCTCCATGGCCGAGAACGCGGGCGCGGCCGACCTGATCGCGGGCGGGCGGCTGCAACTCGGCCTCAGCCGGGGGTCGCCGGAACAGGTGATCGACGGCTGGCGGCACTTCGGCTTTCAGCCGGCGCCGGGTGAAACCGAACAGGACATGGCCCGGCGACACACCGAGGTGTTTCTGGACCTGCTCAGGGGCGAAGGCTTCGCGCAGCCCAACCCGCGGCCGATGTTTCCCAACCCGCCTGGGCTGCTGCGGCTCGAACCCCACTCCGAGGGCCTGCGCGAGCGCATCTGGTGGGGCGCGGCGTCTAACGCGACGGCGGTGTGGGCGGCCAGGATGGGCATGAACCTGCAAAGCTCCACCCTGAAAACCGACGAGACGGGGCAGCCGTTCCACGTTCAGCAGGCTGAGCAACTGCGGGCCTTCAAGGCGGCCTGGCAGGAAGCGGGCCATGCCCACACGCCGCGCACGTCGGTCAGCCGCTCCATTTTTGCGATCACCAGTGACCTTGACCGCGCCTATTTCGGTCGCCAGCAAGGCAGCGACCAGTTCGGGCACATCGACAATTTCCGCGCCGTGTTCGGACGCAGCTACGCCGCCGAGCCGGACAAACTGATTGACCAGCTCCGGCAGGACGAAGCGATTGCCGAGGCCGATACGCTGCTGCTCACCGTGCCCAACCAGCTCGGGGTGGAGTACAACGCGCACGTCATCGAGAACATCCTGAAACACGTGGCCCCGGCGCTCGGCTGGCGCTGA
- a CDS encoding GNAT family N-acetyltransferase, producing MSVPSSVSFQTLSGDFGPVLGEVARLRLSLFREFPYLYDGTEEAEAAHLQTYVQAPGALLVLARDETAGGRVVGACTAVPLVAEDADFLRPFAAAGIDPATVLYLGEALLEDEYQSRGLGGELLSQVEAHAQALGLPIVAAAMVVRSEDHPQRPRGWRSPSHLLERRGYVMHPELEITLSWQEIGESAPSSKPMRFWVKGLEGQSRMENGAGGGAVRAPA from the coding sequence ATGTCTGTTCCGTCCTCTGTCTCCTTTCAAACCCTGTCCGGTGATTTTGGCCCCGTGCTGGGTGAAGTGGCCCGCCTGCGCCTGAGCCTGTTCCGCGAGTTTCCCTACCTCTACGACGGCACCGAGGAAGCCGAGGCCGCCCATCTCCAGACCTACGTGCAGGCGCCGGGGGCGCTGCTGGTGCTGGCCCGCGACGAGACCGCCGGGGGGCGCGTGGTGGGAGCCTGCACCGCTGTCCCGCTGGTGGCCGAGGACGCCGACTTTTTGCGGCCCTTCGCAGCGGCAGGGATTGACCCCGCCACGGTGCTGTACCTGGGCGAGGCGTTGCTGGAAGACGAGTATCAGAGTCGGGGGCTGGGCGGTGAACTGCTCAGCCAAGTCGAGGCCCACGCGCAGGCCCTCGGCTTGCCCATCGTGGCGGCGGCGATGGTGGTGCGCTCCGAAGACCACCCGCAAAGGCCACGGGGCTGGCGCTCGCCGAGTCACCTGCTGGAGCGGCGCGGCTACGTCATGCACCCTGAACTCGAGATCACGCTGAGCTGGCAGGAAATCGGCGAAAGCGCCCCCAGCTCCAAGCCGATGCGCTTTTGGGTCAAGGGACTGGAAGGCCAGAGCAGGATGGAGAATGGAGCAGGTGGCGGCGCCGTCAGGGCGCCTGCGTAA
- a CDS encoding AAA family ATPase: protein MLLVLSGIPGTGKSTLARELSRRLGAVYLRVDTVEAALLNAGHAGITVEGYATAYAIAADNLALGLNVVADCVNPVAETREAWAEVAREAGARLVNVEVVCSDGAEHRRRVESRHADATAHAGHWSPPDWEAVAKWPYQPWQTPVLRVDTARDSVTELADRLLTEPKSI from the coding sequence ATGCTTCTCGTCCTCTCCGGCATCCCCGGCACCGGCAAAAGCACCCTCGCCCGTGAGCTTTCGCGGCGGCTAGGAGCCGTTTATCTGCGGGTGGATACGGTAGAAGCCGCGCTGCTCAACGCCGGACACGCTGGAATCACGGTGGAAGGCTACGCGACGGCCTACGCTATTGCCGCCGATAACCTCGCGCTGGGGCTGAACGTGGTGGCCGACTGCGTGAACCCGGTAGCCGAAACGCGGGAGGCGTGGGCCGAAGTGGCGCGGGAAGCAGGCGCACGGCTGGTCAACGTGGAAGTGGTTTGCTCGGACGGGGCCGAACACCGCCGCCGGGTGGAATCTCGCCACGCCGATGCTACGGCCCACGCGGGCCACTGGTCGCCGCCCGACTGGGAAGCGGTAGCAAAGTGGCCTTATCAGCCCTGGCAAACGCCGGTGCTGCGGGTGGATACGGCGCGGGACTCGGTAACGGAGCTGGCCGACCGACTGCTGACCGAACCCAAAAGTATATAA
- a CDS encoding GGDEF domain-containing protein, producing MARPAILSRAPFEEAFEKLGPAPLTLAVLDLDHFKLLNDSLGHTEGDRVLKVVERLLSGSLPSGSVIGRIGGDEYAAILPETAAETALILFDEVIKHFHIHRDPQWPRSLGLSVGLAARPAHASEYAELYRAADEALLRAKREGRSRVCIYVESKMVLKSNYYPKSQLERLAKLSGALGRTEASLLREALDDLIERHRGEL from the coding sequence ATGGCAAGACCCGCGATTTTGTCACGCGCCCCTTTCGAGGAGGCCTTCGAGAAGCTCGGTCCGGCGCCGCTGACGCTGGCGGTGCTGGACCTCGACCATTTCAAGCTGCTGAACGACTCGCTCGGGCACACCGAAGGCGACCGGGTGCTGAAGGTCGTCGAGCGGCTGCTTTCGGGCAGCCTGCCGAGCGGGAGCGTCATCGGGCGCATCGGCGGCGACGAATACGCGGCGATTTTGCCCGAGACCGCCGCCGAAACCGCGCTGATTCTGTTCGACGAGGTCATCAAGCACTTTCACATCCACCGCGACCCGCAGTGGCCCCGGAGCCTGGGCCTGAGTGTTGGCCTCGCCGCCCGGCCTGCCCACGCCAGCGAGTACGCCGAGCTGTACCGCGCCGCCGACGAAGCCCTGCTGCGGGCCAAGCGCGAGGGCCGGAGCCGCGTGTGCATCTACGTGGAATCCAAGATGGTCCTCAAGTCGAACTACTACCCCAAAAGCCAGCTCGAACGCCTCGCCAAACTCTCCGGCGCCCTGGGCCGCACCGAGGCCAGCCTGCTGCGTGAGGCGCTCGACGACCTGATTGAACGGCACCGGGGAGAACTGTGA
- the gntA gene encoding guanitoxin biosynthesis heme-dependent pre-guanitoxin N-hydroxylase GntA — MTLSTLPQTFAPPGVPGEYHLTHAGELRPTRGPVSARAQELNAAFREKILAPDFSCVAAKASMNTSAYALGVYGELGSLGATLGLAHDLARFVQDQDDLGSDFTSFIATFGAPEGMTEHEFEDRLWQQLRALHQLDTAPYSEEVSADPHSNKFGFSFAGRGFFIIGLHPGSSRVARAFPVPALVFNAHRQFQQLRDTGRFERMQQTIRSRELKLQGSLNPNLANYGEAPEARQYSGRAVEPGWVAPFPNTPTGGRCPFGFGDGAD; from the coding sequence CCCTTCCCCAAACCTTCGCGCCCCCCGGCGTGCCCGGCGAGTACCACCTGACCCACGCGGGCGAACTGCGGCCCACCCGTGGCCCGGTGTCGGCGCGTGCCCAGGAACTGAACGCGGCCTTTCGCGAAAAAATCCTGGCCCCCGACTTTTCCTGCGTGGCGGCCAAGGCGTCCATGAACACCAGCGCCTACGCGCTCGGCGTGTACGGCGAACTTGGCAGCCTGGGCGCCACCCTCGGCCTCGCACACGACCTCGCCCGCTTCGTGCAGGACCAGGACGACCTCGGCAGCGATTTCACGTCCTTCATCGCCACCTTCGGCGCGCCGGAGGGCATGACCGAGCACGAGTTCGAGGACCGGCTGTGGCAGCAGCTTCGCGCTCTGCACCAGCTCGATACGGCGCCCTACAGCGAGGAAGTCAGCGCCGACCCGCACAGCAACAAGTTCGGGTTTTCGTTTGCCGGACGCGGGTTTTTCATCATCGGCCTCCACCCCGGCAGCAGCCGCGTGGCGCGGGCGTTTCCGGTGCCTGCACTGGTGTTCAACGCCCACCGCCAGTTTCAGCAGCTGCGCGACACCGGGCGCTTCGAGCGGATGCAGCAGACCATCCGCAGCCGCGAGCTGAAGTTGCAGGGCAGCCTCAACCCCAATCTCGCCAACTACGGCGAAGCGCCCGAAGCCCGGCAGTACTCGGGCCGCGCGGTGGAGCCCGGCTGGGTGGCCCCGTTTCCCAACACTCCCACAGGGGGCCGCTGTCCCTTCGGCTTCGGCGACGGGGCAGACTGA
- a CDS encoding DUF1989 domain-containing protein, translating to MTQPPTSTEAPTEARPYRIAPQTGTGFCLQKGDVLVVIDPMGEQVSDLMAFAADNQDEWLSSGRTFDYNETIYLTTGHRLYSNRSRVMFTLLRDDVGRHDFLLTPCSTETFEILYPPGTAEGHPSCFGNLVKAFAPFGIQPDQIPTTLNIFMNVLVDEKGKVNIGPPISQPGQRLELRAEMDLIVGLTACSAEGSNNGTFKPIDYFVIPAGTRAE from the coding sequence ATGACCCAGCCCCCCACTTCCACCGAGGCCCCGACGGAAGCGCGGCCCTACCGCATCGCGCCGCAGACCGGCACCGGCTTTTGCCTGCAAAAGGGCGACGTACTCGTCGTCATCGACCCGATGGGCGAGCAGGTGTCCGATCTGATGGCCTTCGCCGCTGACAACCAGGATGAATGGCTGTCCTCGGGCCGCACCTTCGACTACAACGAGACGATTTACCTCACCACCGGGCACCGGCTGTACTCCAACCGCTCGCGGGTGATGTTCACGCTGCTGCGCGACGACGTGGGCCGCCACGACTTTCTGCTCACGCCCTGCTCGACGGAAACCTTCGAGATTCTGTACCCGCCCGGCACCGCCGAGGGGCACCCGAGCTGCTTCGGCAACCTGGTCAAGGCGTTCGCACCATTCGGGATTCAGCCCGACCAGATTCCCACCACCCTCAACATCTTCATGAACGTGCTGGTGGACGAAAAGGGCAAGGTCAACATCGGCCCGCCCATCTCGCAGCCGGGGCAACGGCTCGAACTGCGCGCCGAGATGGACCTGATCGTGGGCCTCACAGCGTGCTCGGCAGAAGGCAGCAACAACGGCACCTTCAAGCCCATCGACTACTTCGTGATTCCGGCGGGCACACGCGCCGAGTAG
- a CDS encoding NUDIX domain-containing protein: protein MTDPFLPGWLTAMSEAWDGYLYGSYPIGACIVDAEGNVVGRGRNRLGEPRRAHAGVIGGHDLAHAEINALLSVPDIRRPECLSWTVLTTVEPCPQCAGAVAMSGIRGVSYAAPDPWGGCARLLTDDPYVSSKGMRVGRAPEPLQRAALRLTLVGFLEEGHRPEDRFLQSFASHKADFRAARELHVSGTLSRLRSGGAGLQDALTELLGGALPLDWLDLLADLSPARHVTFALDLSPGLERTGRACAWIEREDGFVLMTGARAGWTLPGGGIERGETPEQAAVREAWEEAGARCEVAGAGWTLTDGSDSVCVPLRVLTLESSPEGRPLIWVNPHALPWADDVQLRQVLAARGQTPPHLQAPPLVARADELARASGFDRSCSEETGRLLRTLAASKPGGRVLELGSGLGAGTAWLLAGMDAGATLLTIENDPERAAQAAELLRTDERARVLTTDWADALEDGPFDLIFADVGTAKTPAALNSLVGALRPGGSLVLDNFSPPMYLPDGLHGGDAERDALFAHPQLVCSELQVTRKERVILATRRPA, encoded by the coding sequence ATGACCGACCCTTTCCTCCCCGGCTGGCTGACCGCCATGAGTGAGGCGTGGGACGGCTATCTCTACGGCTCCTACCCCATCGGCGCGTGCATCGTGGACGCCGAAGGGAACGTGGTCGGGCGCGGGCGCAACCGTCTGGGCGAGCCGCGCCGGGCACACGCGGGCGTGATTGGCGGCCACGACCTCGCGCACGCCGAAATCAACGCGCTGCTGAGCGTGCCCGATATCCGCCGCCCCGAGTGCCTGTCGTGGACGGTGCTCACCACCGTGGAACCCTGCCCGCAGTGCGCCGGAGCGGTTGCCATGAGTGGCATTCGCGGGGTGAGCTACGCGGCCCCCGACCCCTGGGGCGGCTGCGCCCGGCTGCTGACCGACGACCCCTACGTGAGCAGCAAAGGCATGCGGGTGGGCCGCGCCCCCGAACCCCTGCAACGGGCGGCGCTGCGCCTGACGCTGGTGGGGTTTCTGGAAGAAGGCCACCGGCCCGAAGACCGTTTCCTGCAAAGTTTCGCGTCCCACAAGGCCGATTTCAGGGCCGCCCGCGAACTCCACGTTTCCGGCACCCTCTCGCGCCTGCGCTCGGGCGGGGCCGGGCTGCAAGACGCGCTGACCGAACTGCTGGGCGGCGCGTTGCCGCTGGACTGGCTGGACCTTCTGGCCGACCTGTCCCCGGCCCGGCACGTCACTTTCGCCCTCGACCTCTCGCCCGGCCTGGAACGCACCGGGCGGGCCTGCGCCTGGATTGAGCGTGAGGACGGCTTCGTCCTGATGACCGGGGCGCGGGCCGGCTGGACGCTGCCCGGCGGCGGCATCGAGAGAGGCGAAACGCCCGAGCAGGCCGCCGTACGCGAGGCCTGGGAAGAAGCCGGCGCCCGCTGCGAGGTGGCCGGCGCAGGCTGGACCCTGACCGACGGCTCGGATTCGGTGTGCGTGCCGCTGCGGGTGCTGACGCTCGAAAGCAGTCCCGAGGGCCGCCCCCTCATCTGGGTCAACCCCCACGCGCTGCCCTGGGCCGACGACGTGCAACTGCGGCAGGTGCTCGCCGCGCGGGGGCAGACGCCGCCGCACCTGCAAGCGCCGCCGCTCGTCGCCCGTGCTGACGAACTGGCGCGTGCCTCCGGCTTTGACCGCTCGTGCAGCGAGGAAACCGGGCGGCTGCTGCGAACCCTGGCGGCGAGCAAACCGGGCGGGCGGGTGCTGGAACTCGGCAGCGGGCTGGGCGCAGGCACGGCGTGGCTGCTGGCGGGCATGGACGCCGGGGCCACGCTGCTCACGATAGAAAACGACCCGGAGCGGGCGGCGCAGGCGGCAGAACTGCTGCGTACCGACGAACGGGCGCGGGTGCTGACAACGGACTGGGCCGACGCTTTGGAGGACGGGCCGTTCGACCTTATCTTTGCCGATGTGGGAACCGCCAAAACACCCGCCGCCTTGAACAGTCTGGTAGGCGCGCTCCGTCCCGGCGGCTCGCTGGTTCTGGACAACTTCTCGCCGCCGATGTATCTGCCTGACGGCTTACACGGCGGCGACGCCGAGCGGGACGCCCTGTTCGCCCATCCCCAGCTGGTGTGCAGCGAGCTTCAGGTGACGCGCAAGGAACGGGTCATTCTGGCGACCCGGAGGCCCGCATGA
- a CDS encoding GNAT family N-acetyltransferase, translated as MKHDLTLQGGALTLRPLTEADIQPLCDLASAHAEALRLMGTPPNTPDYYRGALTDPAQMAFVVEVGGKLAGSTRYGDIRAAHSGLEIGWTWLTPEHWRTGTNRRMKLLMLRHAFEEMGMERVQLKTDLLNTRSQRAIEGLGAVREGVLRSHMRRADGTMRDTVMYSVTRSEWPEVGARLSGEARPDPLQTVLDLEKQVWEALKNGDAEADRRLLSEDFLGVYAAGRAGREAHAAQLGAGPSVATYTLSAEQVRTLAPGLLLLSYRAEFTAPDSPDLHRVLVTSIWQQRGETWVNVFSQDTESQDTESHDTESHVNGASA; from the coding sequence GTGAAGCACGACCTGACCCTGCAAGGCGGCGCCCTCACCCTGCGCCCGCTGACCGAGGCCGATATTCAGCCGCTGTGCGACCTCGCCAGCGCCCACGCCGAGGCGCTGCGGCTGATGGGCACGCCGCCGAACACGCCCGACTATTACCGGGGCGCACTGACCGACCCAGCGCAGATGGCCTTCGTGGTCGAGGTCGGCGGGAAACTGGCAGGCAGCACGCGCTACGGCGACATCCGCGCCGCGCATTCGGGGCTGGAAATCGGCTGGACGTGGCTTACGCCGGAGCACTGGCGCACCGGAACAAACCGCCGCATGAAGCTTCTGATGCTCCGCCACGCCTTCGAGGAGATGGGGATGGAGCGGGTGCAACTCAAGACCGACCTCCTGAATACGCGCTCTCAGCGAGCGATTGAGGGGCTAGGCGCGGTCCGGGAAGGCGTGTTGCGCTCGCACATGCGCCGCGCCGACGGCACGATGCGCGACACGGTGATGTACTCGGTCACGCGTTCGGAGTGGCCGGAGGTAGGGGCGCGGCTGTCGGGTGAGGCCCGGCCCGATCCCCTCCAAACGGTTCTGGACCTGGAAAAACAGGTCTGGGAAGCCCTGAAAAATGGCGACGCGGAGGCTGACCGGCGCCTGCTTTCCGAGGATTTTCTGGGCGTCTACGCGGCGGGACGTGCGGGGCGCGAGGCACACGCCGCGCAACTGGGGGCCGGGCCGAGCGTGGCGACCTACACCCTGAGCGCGGAGCAGGTCAGGACGCTGGCGCCAGGGCTGCTGCTGCTGAGTTACCGGGCCGAGTTCACCGCGCCGGATTCGCCTGACCTTCACCGCGTGCTGGTGACCTCCATCTGGCAGCAGCGGGGGGAAACCTGGGTCAATGTCTTCAGCCAGGACACCGAGAGCCAGGACACTGAGAGCCACGACACTGAGAGCCACGTCAACGGGGCAAGCGCATGA
- a CDS encoding M20/M25/M40 family metallo-hydrolase: MIVSNIQTPSAREVTLELVRAASVTNTAGEQAFPDTLLRVLGRLPYFQDHPEDLWAEVIENDPYGRCNVYALVRGGSPATVVLTGHYDVVSVSNYGPHADVAFDPEALLPRLIEDLRVNARSEAEHRALKDLESGDFLPGRGVLDMKSGLAAGIAALAEFAGQTERSGNVLFLAVADEEVSSHGARWAAPQLPAWAEREGLDLRLVINLDATSDNGDGSAGQAVYVGTVGKLLVSAFVVGVDTHAGYSLDGVNVNFLASELTRAFELNPDLTDRSAGITGTPPTLLRQQDLKTYYDVTTPARAWLCVNAPTHGMDAGAVLERFVDVARTALADALDTLRRRAEVLGEAGSAAHGATPLVLTSAELLAQARQNVPDLDAAFAAYDAELDPHLDFPTRSACLTGWLWDAAGLLGPAAVLGFASLHYPNTTLDARKPAEAQALDLVRATLREKGAELGVSISERPIFTGISDMSWFGSADPADIEVVNANTPARAAHIHAPPAGLPCINLGPWGRDYHQWLERAYAPYCFGTLPRLVSALTEAFLR, encoded by the coding sequence ATGATTGTATCCAATATCCAAACACCCTCGGCCCGTGAGGTGACGCTCGAACTGGTGCGGGCGGCGAGCGTGACGAATACGGCGGGCGAGCAGGCGTTCCCCGATACCCTGCTGCGGGTGCTTGGACGCCTGCCTTATTTTCAGGACCACCCGGAGGACCTGTGGGCGGAAGTCATCGAAAACGATCCCTACGGGCGGTGCAACGTGTACGCGCTGGTGCGCGGCGGCAGCCCGGCGACGGTGGTGCTGACCGGGCATTACGACGTGGTGTCGGTCTCCAACTACGGCCCCCACGCGGACGTGGCCTTCGACCCCGAGGCGCTGCTGCCCCGCCTGATTGAAGACCTGCGCGTGAACGCCCGCAGCGAGGCCGAGCACCGCGCCCTGAAGGACCTGGAAAGCGGCGATTTCCTGCCCGGACGCGGGGTGCTCGACATGAAATCGGGACTGGCGGCGGGCATCGCGGCGCTGGCCGAATTTGCCGGGCAGACGGAGCGCAGCGGCAACGTGCTGTTTCTGGCGGTGGCCGACGAGGAAGTCAGTTCGCACGGCGCACGCTGGGCCGCGCCGCAGCTTCCGGCGTGGGCGGAGCGCGAGGGGCTGGACCTGCGGCTGGTCATCAACCTCGACGCGACGAGCGACAACGGCGACGGCAGCGCGGGGCAGGCCGTGTACGTGGGCACGGTGGGCAAGCTGCTGGTGTCGGCCTTCGTGGTCGGCGTGGACACCCATGCGGGCTACTCGCTCGACGGCGTGAACGTCAATTTCCTGGCGAGCGAACTGACGCGGGCCTTCGAACTCAACCCCGACCTGACCGACCGCAGCGCCGGAATCACGGGCACGCCGCCCACGCTGCTGCGGCAGCAGGACCTCAAGACCTACTACGACGTGACCACCCCGGCGCGGGCCTGGCTGTGTGTCAATGCCCCCACGCACGGGATGGACGCGGGCGCGGTGCTGGAGCGCTTCGTGGACGTGGCGAGGACCGCCCTGGCCGATGCCCTGGACACCCTGCGCCGCCGCGCCGAGGTTCTCGGGGAGGCGGGCAGCGCCGCGCACGGGGCCACCCCGCTGGTGCTGACCTCCGCCGAACTGCTGGCCCAGGCGCGGCAGAACGTGCCTGACCTGGACGCGGCGTTTGCCGCCTACGACGCCGAACTGGACCCGCACCTCGACTTTCCCACCCGCAGCGCCTGCCTGACCGGCTGGCTGTGGGACGCGGCGGGGCTGCTCGGCCCGGCGGCGGTGCTGGGCTTCGCGTCGCTGCACTACCCCAACACCACGCTCGACGCCCGCAAACCCGCCGAGGCGCAGGCCCTCGACCTCGTCCGCGCCACCCTGCGCGAGAAGGGCGCGGAACTCGGCGTGAGTATCAGCGAGCGGCCCATCTTCACCGGCATCAGCGACATGAGCTGGTTCGGGTCCGCCGACCCCGCCGACATCGAAGTCGTCAACGCCAACACGCCCGCCCGCGCCGCCCATATCCACGCGCCGCCCGCGGGCCTGCCCTGCATCAACCTCGGGCCGTGGGGCCGCGACTACCACCAGTGGCTCGAGCGGGCCTACGCGCCCTACTGCTTCGGCACCCTGCCCCGGCTGGTGTCGGCGCTGACAGAAGCGTTCTTGCGCTGA
- the groES gene encoding co-chaperone GroES — protein sequence MLKPLGDRVLVEIIEEAEQKTAGGLYVPDSAKEKSQRGKVVAVGTGKTLDNGTKVPMEVKEGDTVYFAKYGGTEVSLEGKNYSLLSERDLLAIVE from the coding sequence ATGCTGAAACCACTTGGTGACCGCGTTCTGGTTGAAATTATCGAAGAAGCCGAGCAGAAGACTGCCGGCGGTCTGTACGTTCCCGATTCCGCCAAGGAAAAGAGCCAGCGCGGCAAAGTCGTTGCCGTCGGCACGGGTAAGACCCTGGACAACGGCACCAAGGTGCCCATGGAAGTCAAGGAAGGCGACACCGTTTACTTCGCCAAGTACGGCGGCACCGAAGTCAGCCTCGAAGGCAAGAACTACAGCCTGCTGAGCGAGCGCGACCTGCTCGCCATTGTCGAGTAA
- the groL gene encoding chaperonin GroEL (60 kDa chaperone family; promotes refolding of misfolded polypeptides especially under stressful conditions; forms two stacked rings of heptamers to form a barrel-shaped 14mer; ends can be capped by GroES; misfolded proteins enter the barrel where they are refolded when GroES binds), giving the protein MAKQLVFDESARRSLERGVNAVANAVKVTLGPRGRNVVIEKKFGSPTITKDGVTVAKEVELEDKLENIGAQLLKEVASKTNDITGDGTTTATVLGQAIVKEGLRNVAAGANPLALKRGIDKAVAVAIEEIKKLAVPVEDSEAIKKVAGISANDETVGQEIASAMDKVGKEGVITIEESKGFDTEVDVVEGMQFDKGFINPYFITNPEKMEAVLEDAYILINEKKISNLKDMLPILEKVVQTGKPLLIIAEDVEGEALATLVVNKLRGSLNIAAVKAPGFGDRRKEMLRDIAAVTGGEVVSEDLGHKLENVGMEMLGRAARIRITKDETTIVDGKGEQSAIDARVNAIKGELDSTDSDYAREKLQERLAKLSGGVAVIRVGAATETELKEKKHRYEDALSTARSAVEEGIVAGGGTTLLRVIPAVKQAAEGLSGDEATGARILIRALEEPARQIAANAGEEGSVIVNAVINSDKARYGFNAATGEYVEDMVAAGIVDPAKVTRTALQNAASIGALILTTEAIVSDKPEKAAPAMPQGGGDMGGMGGMDF; this is encoded by the coding sequence ATGGCTAAACAGCTCGTGTTTGATGAATCCGCCCGCCGCAGCCTCGAGCGCGGTGTCAATGCCGTCGCCAACGCCGTCAAGGTGACCCTCGGGCCGCGTGGCCGCAACGTGGTCATCGAGAAGAAGTTCGGCAGCCCCACCATCACCAAGGACGGCGTGACCGTCGCCAAGGAAGTGGAGCTGGAGGACAAGCTGGAGAACATCGGCGCCCAGCTTCTCAAGGAAGTCGCCAGCAAGACCAACGACATCACGGGTGACGGCACCACCACCGCCACCGTGCTGGGCCAGGCCATCGTGAAGGAAGGTCTGCGTAACGTGGCCGCCGGCGCCAACCCCCTCGCCCTGAAGCGCGGCATTGACAAGGCCGTGGCTGTCGCCATCGAGGAAATCAAGAAGCTGGCCGTGCCCGTCGAGGACAGCGAAGCCATCAAGAAGGTCGCGGGCATTTCGGCCAACGACGAAACTGTCGGCCAGGAAATCGCTTCTGCGATGGACAAGGTGGGCAAGGAAGGCGTCATCACCATCGAAGAGTCCAAGGGCTTCGACACCGAAGTGGACGTCGTGGAAGGGATGCAGTTCGACAAGGGCTTTATCAACCCCTACTTCATCACCAACCCCGAGAAGATGGAAGCCGTCCTCGAAGACGCCTACATCCTGATCAACGAGAAGAAGATCAGCAACCTCAAGGACATGCTGCCGATTCTCGAAAAGGTCGTGCAGACCGGCAAGCCCCTGCTCATCATCGCCGAGGACGTGGAAGGCGAAGCCCTCGCCACCCTGGTCGTCAACAAGCTGCGCGGCAGCCTGAACATCGCTGCGGTCAAGGCCCCCGGCTTCGGTGACCGCCGCAAGGAGATGCTGCGCGACATCGCTGCCGTCACGGGCGGCGAAGTGGTCAGCGAAGACCTCGGCCACAAGCTGGAAAATGTCGGCATGGAAATGCTGGGCCGCGCCGCCCGCATCCGCATCACCAAGGACGAAACCACCATCGTGGACGGCAAAGGTGAGCAGTCGGCCATTGACGCCCGCGTCAACGCCATCAAGGGCGAACTCGACAGCACCGACTCCGACTACGCCCGCGAGAAGCTCCAGGAGCGCCTCGCCAAGCTGAGCGGCGGCGTCGCCGTCATCCGCGTGGGTGCCGCGACCGAAACCGAACTCAAGGAAAAGAAGCACCGCTACGAAGACGCCCTGTCCACCGCCCGCTCGGCTGTGGAAGAAGGCATCGTGGCGGGCGGCGGCACCACCCTGCTGCGCGTGATTCCCGCCGTCAAGCAGGCTGCCGAAGGCCTCAGCGGTGACGAAGCGACGGGTGCCCGCATCCTGATTCGCGCCCTGGAAGAACCCGCCCGCCAGATCGCCGCGAACGCCGGCGAAGAAGGCAGCGTCATCGTCAACGCCGTGATCAACAGCGACAAGGCCCGTTACGGCTTCAACGCCGCGACCGGCGAGTACGTGGAGGACATGGTGGCCGCCGGGATCGTGGACCCCGCCAAGGTGACCCGCACCGCGCTGCAGAACGCCGCGAGCATCGGCGCCCTGATCCTGACCACCGAAGCCATCGTCAGCGACAAGCCCGAGAAGGCTGCGCCTGCGATGCCTCAGGGTGGCGGCGACATGGGCGGCATGGGCGGCATGGACTTCTAA